Below is a genomic region from Alosa sapidissima isolate fAloSap1 chromosome 19, fAloSap1.pri, whole genome shotgun sequence.
aatttgcataattatgTAAATTAACATAATGATGGATATACACAAACTAGGCCCATTCACGGAAACAGATGGAGTAGAACTGATCGTAAGGGGCCGGGCAGAATGAATTTGTTGTCTGAGAAAGGTGAGCTGCCAAGGTGCTTAATAATTCAGCACTGCTAACAGACGGTGCATCAGCTACCCAGCGGACAGGGCTGTAGGTGATTGACACActctgccaaaacacacacaaaaagagaagGGAAGCCATTGTTATGATCAGTAACTGGATCCCTGGAAACTCCATGGCTTACCCTTGTAAGACACTCTTCTGGCTAGTAATAGTTTGCCACACGCTTTGGACATTATTGTATTTTATGTTGCTCGTAGTGATGTTTGGGTAAAATGGTTCCATTCATTTGTCCTATCTGAAGTCTTTGTCATGTTTATCACCCCCTGAGTGTTAATGGCAGTAACTGGTTGTGCACCTTTTCTCATCCATCTTTTATTGACATGTAACCCAGGCTGCCAATTTAGCTTCAAGGCTTATTAAACGCACACCTGATAATGGCGGCTTATAAAGGACACGCTTGGTGTCTCATGTACTCATGGCGAAGTACATCGTGATGGATGATGACTAATCAGAGAGTCAAAGCAGATGCAGCAGATCAATACTACAAGTATCAGAGGGTTCCCCAATGTGTGGTGGCTTTCAGGTTTCTGCAGGAAGCCAACATGTATATGCAAAGGCATCCTGCATCACAGACAATTCTGGTTTCTGGTTTAATTGGCTGTTCAGACTGGAATGAGCCTGGGCCAGTTTGCAGACATGAAATCAAAACCACACCTTTCTTCTAGTCACCTCACCAACAAGCATCAGGCTCTTCTTCTCAGCAGTTCAGATTAATCGTCTGTTCTATAAGTACTAATCCCCTCATTCAGACTACTACAGAGAAGTATAGCACTGTTCTTAGAGCAGGATTATCTGAGCAGGGAGAATAATGACAACAGCATAATAAATACTTTGGCAACAACAGAGCTTCAATCTGAGGCAACGTTTGGCAAAGTCAGCATATCAAATGAATATGCCTGGTTCCAATCCTCAGCATATATGCTATTACTCTAGTCTCACTCTTAATTAGAGAATCTGGGGTCGATACCATCCATTACTCTCAGCTGTTTCCTGGTATGGGATACAACAGAAAACTCCATTAGGAAGGAAAAGGTGCTCGACTATGTTGAAATCAGCTCCTCAGTGTCTTGTGATCCGATTAATAAAATCCTAATCCCATAGTTTTTTTATACTTACAGTGCATACCTGGTTGATTTGATTTATTGAGAAAATGTTTACTCCCTTTTCACAATAGCAGGGAAAACAAAATGATCTGATGAGGTAGTATTTTTTTTCAGGACAGATTACAGGGAAAAGCAATGGGTAaacaatgtgtttgttttgctttagacTGATCAAAGAAATCCGCTcaaacactcacgcacacaacaAAAAAGCAATTTTTATTGCAATCCTTCCCAGAATGCTGGTAGTGAGCAAGCTACCACAGAGGAGGGAGTGAACagtagagagatagagggggaggagagagagagagaaaaagagagagagagagagggggagggagcaagcaaaagagagagagagaaatagagagggacCTTCAGACTGGAACAGCAGCTGatagaggcagagggagagagacagagatactcagacagggagggagggaggaacagACTTACCacggagatagagagagagagagagaaagagagagagggagggaggcaaacagagagagagcgagtgcgAGACGGAGAGACACGGCCATCCAGTGCTTCACCGCGGCCGTGGCAGGCATGGCGTCGGAGGCCGGCACCCAGACCAGGGTGATGTTCCAGACCAAAGAGGAAGAGCCCCCTCACCGTAAACTGGGAAAGCTGACGGTCAAATACAACCGCAAGGACCTGCAGCGCAGGCTGGACATTGAGGAGTGGATTGACGGCCAGCTGCACCTGCTGTTCGACTGTGAGGTAAGCGGAGACATGCACgcatcatctctccctctctgtctcctctccttctcatgtgcacacacacacacacacacacacacacacacatgcacaaacacacacacacacacacacacacactcacacacacacacacacactgacacacacacatacatgtacacacatgtaacGGTGTGGGCTCACAGCAGGTGGATAACAACATCTGTCTCTTCGCTGTTCTCTAGTGCGTGTGTCTCTAGTGTGTGCCTTCTTAGTGCATTCTTCACATGCGAGGGGGAAAGCAGCAGAGCAGACTAGAGAGAGCTGTTCATGGGTAGAGGGGTGGGAGAGCAGCCACACGTCTGGGCTTGCTCTGTGTTTAACTGCCTTGTGCAGCTCTTGTTTTTTATGGAGCGTCTCACGGCCGTCTCTGTTTCTCAGGGGTGTTTGTACTGCTCAGCCCTGGTCACGGTATCAGCGGCGCTGTATTTTGCTCTGGGGCGTCGTTGGGACCTCGTGGGCGATAAGATAAGAACCTGCCGGGAATCTGTGGTCCAGATTATTATGATCATTATTTGAAATGAAAGGACTTTCCCAACATTAATAATTCCCATATGAGAGGGGCTGGTATTTGAATGGGACGTTTTCAGCGTAGGATTGCTAATTGAATCTTGCATAAGAAAGTAGCCAGAAAACAATGACAGCATGTCCTGTATGCAGAAGGCACTGTTCACAACACTACTCTCTCTGTGCCTTATCAGGAGCACATGGAGGAGTGAATTCCCTCAATTGCAATTCACAGagaaccccaccaccccaccccaaacaAGCAACCTCAGAAAGCCTCTTTATGCAAAAGATGTAAATATATCTCctgctgtgggggggggggggttcagacaGATCGTAAATCTTTGCTCTCCCTACAGTTTGTTGTCTGAGCACATCTAAGAACTTGAGAGGTTTAGGGGCCCCGCAGGGTGGCTGTCTGAGTGATTGCCTCCAGCCAGGGCTGCACCCTCTGACTTCTAAGGCCAACTGATTGATTTTGGACGCCGGACGACTTAAGGGATGACCATGAGGTTTAGCTGGCAAGCGCCTCGCTTGTGTTGTCCCTGTGTTCTTATCCGACCATGGGAAATCCAATTATATCAGGaagggttatgtgtgtgtgtgtgtgtgtgtgtgtgtgtgtgtgttgatgacttgggtggtggtggggggtgaggtGTATGAGCTCTATTGATGCACTGAGCCATCTCTGGGGATGTCATGGCAACAGGATTCTAGAGCAGGAATAAAAGGCATGTGTTCAAACAGCAAGAACCCGATGACACAGACCTGGAGAGAGATGACCTTCTCCCCTCTGAGCCTGGCCATATCATGGACAAGTCAAGTGTGACATGAACTGGTTTTGGATCAGAGATGAATGTAGTGGGGAAGTGTGGGCTGAGGTCAGTTCATGGTCAGCTCTAATTGGACTCTCTAGCGATTTACTTTTCTTGGTTGGAGGTTTGGTAGACTTATAGATCTCTTTAGTACACCACAATTATATACACTGTGTCAAgacacaaagacaaatagaTTTGTTTAAATTAGTTCAAATTAGATTGTTTCATTGGTACAACAGCAAATTGAATTCTTGGGTTAGTCTTGACAAGATTCCCCACAGGACTGGCCAATGACAGTCGTGGAATATGAGGTAATATATGATCTTGATTGCTGTGAAAGCCCTTGTTTTCCACACCCAGCAAGGGAATGGGGCACCCAATTCAGAACAGGACACATCTTACTTTTGTTACTTACTTAATACGtttaataataagaaaaaaatattatgtAAGGTGACTTTTGAAGACTCGTACCGAGGTTGTGGTATGATAATGTGAGCAACAGCAAAACAACATGATATTTATTTAAAcacttatttattaatttatttgataatgTATTCTTCTATTTGAAAAGCCTTTATTTCAGACAAACTGTGTCTTGTTTGCTGGGGGTACAACAGAGTCTTTGTTGAGTTTCTCCTTGAGTGTATGCACACAAGCTGACCACATACTGATGCTGGTCAATCAGCCACACATCTAGACTAAGGCTGATTGCATTTTAatggacatactgtagacataATGATAAAGAGGAAATAGGAAATTAGGCTTAACTGTACAGAAGTGCAGATTCATACATATGACTTAACATGCTTGCAAATGAAATATTTCTCCTTATCTGGGGATATCAAAACCACCATGTCCATTAAGAGAGCCCAAATTCTGAAAATCAAACTAACAAGAGTTGTCCTGTGTGTTGGGGTGCGGGGGCAAatgcctacttactgtaggagTGGACCAGGactcagcagcaccaccaccaccacgtgtTGGGCAAAGGCCATAAATGTTGCATAGGCGGCGCAGGAAAGGTTACGCTGTGGGTATCCTGACTCTTCCGTGTGGAAGCAGGTGCAGCCAGCCCCCTGTGTCAAGTGCTTAATAATTTAGCTCCATTTCTAATTCATACGTATGCAGCAGGGCCATGCTGATGCTGGGTCGGAATGAGTTCCCTCTATCCCCAAAACCTGACATCTCACCTTCCTCTTCATTGTTAACAATATCAGTGTATGAGGCACAGGTCTATAATACTATACCAACCGATTCACATATTACTGAGCACAGAAATATGAAAGTACTTATGTGCCTTGGTCAAAGCTTCTGAGATGTGGGAGTCCATCTCTGCATGCACATCCATGGGGAGATGTGGATGAGGTAGATCCAAAGGCCCTCCAGGGTCTGTGAAGGGCTCAGAGCACGTACACAGTGTGAACGCTTGGCCATAAGCACGCACATTCCTACACATCCATGGGGTTAGAACAACATTAGGGAGGTTGGCCTGTCACCTCTCGCCTTGTTACGATTGGATGAGTAGGCGCTTCAGCAGCGCAGTGCAGGAAGCGAGGAGAGGGAAATCTGATTAGTGGTAGACACacacgagtgagtgagtgagcgagcggcCTTTGTCCGACTTCCCGCATTCTCTGTGCTGACACTGAGCAGGGATCCTGTCCTGACCACACATCCCTGCTCCCCATCAAACAATAATACTGTCTGCCTGACCCACAGGCCCACTAGTACAATATAGAAGACAAAGAACAATCATCTTCCTCACACCATTCAGTGAGTTTTCAAGTTATAACCTATAGAGTCTACACCAGAATATTACTCTAGAGTGATAAAAAATGAATATATATTGCTTTGAGGAAACTACATTCCCAGTATTATTTTCCATAATGGGGTTGGGCTGTTCTTACAGCATTCTTGCAATATTCTTGCAGCAGTGTAGATCTAAAACATTATTTTGTTCCCCGTGTTGCTCAGATAGTCATGCAGTGGGGGATATCTTATTTCAAAGTCAAGTTCTCCATAGTTCTCCAGAATTCAAAAAAATACTTGGAAAAAAATGTCTTCATTTGAGtacatgtgtttgaattgggtTATGCATATCATCTATCactttatttgtatatatagatagatagatagatagatacagtagatagatagagggagagagggcgtGGGTGAGGGAGACTGGGACAAACACACAGGTGGATGGACAGCTCTAATAGTGTGCTACTTGTTTGGGGAGGAGATGTGGACGTAAGAGGGTGGATTTGGTGCATCAGCGACTGTTTCCTCCCCCAGAGATAAATCTCTTAGTCTCAGCGGGCGAGAGATGCAGGCCACTGCGCCACAAATGATCACTCATCAGTGAAGGGGCTCATAGACCCAACACcgctgagagacagagacagacagagagagagagagagagaaacagagtgaagacgaaagagagagagagaactagagaaagcaggagagagagagaaacacatctGTGCATCCTCCCTGTCAGTTGTCAGCGTAGCTGATTAGACTCCTGTCACCTCTGCCACTAAAGGAGGACAAAAGAGACACTGATGTATGTGTGGGCCTgacagattctttttttttctccagccAGCATTAAAAACCCACCGAGTGGGAAAAAAACACTCTCCCAAAATGAGTTGGCTAAAAATAGCCCTGTGCTGACAGTGACACTGCTCATCAACACTTGCACTGCAGCCTGCAGCCCTCAGCAAGGAGGAAATCGACCATTAAAATCTCACTAAAACCACAGCCAGGATATGTCTCCTCCGTCGGCCACATCAGTCTCTGTGCATAGCAGCTCTGCTGAGGAgctgaggagaggagtgcagcACTGATTTGCTAGAGGACTGTTGTTATTGCTAGTTGTAGATGGTTACTCATTAACGCCTTGAAGGGCTGGCTTTGCATTGGATTTTCTTAACACAGTTTTGTAGCGTTCCCAGGTGATCAGATGGTAGGTGAATATAGAAGTCGTTTACTCATTCACTTGGAGGTCGCAAGGCCaagtttgacatttaattttgcTCTACTAACCCCTTAAGAGGTTGCACACACAAATTGCCCCATGAAGTATACAAATCATATCAGGGCAAGAAAGAGTGGACAGATGAGATGACACATACTCTAGTTAAATCCATCCAGAGATTTCTATCACAGAAAAACGATCACTATCATTAGCACAGGAGGCCAACACATCCAAATGTGCAGCTGGAGCTGCTGTGtgactctctcactctgtctccctagtgagggagagggaggcagatGAGGTGAGTCATCACTGAGATGTTGCTCTTTCCTGCCAGGCCTGATTACCCAGAGAACTTTCATGGATGtcttgagacagagacagacacaaatgTTCCATGAAGTATATTTAGTAAAACATTAGGAAGTGGCGATGGATGTGAGCAATGCTAATGAAttgtggagagatggagagagaggaaaatggaCACAGATTGTGAGAGTGATGAGGAAGTTGATACTATTCAACTATGTTTCCCCTTATTGTTCATTTGATTTTCTAGCTTTGGCACACCTTTTTGCATATTACCAGTATTGGCATGAACTGCAGTTTGAGCTAAACCTAAATTGAGCAAAAGAAATATGACAGGTAGACAAATATCAAAAATGTCTGTTTAGTATGGAGTGGGCATGTTGAGTTGATCCCccttgttgctgtgtgtgtgtgtgtgtgtgtgtgtgtgtgtgtgtgtgtgtgtgtgtgtgtgtgtgtgtgtgtgtgtgtgtgtaggaagagGAGATTCCTGAACTGGAAATCGACATTGATGAGCTCCTCGAGCTTCCTGATGCAGAGCAGAGATCACGGCTACAGGTGAGTCACCTTGATACTCGCATCCcgtcaccaccacacactctagtgtgtgtgtgtgtgtgtgtgtgtgtgtgtgtgtgtgtgtgtgtgtgtgtgtgtgtgtgtgtgtgtgtgtgtgtgtgtgtgtttgtgtgtgtgagagagagctgccTCTATGGATGTGCGACACGATGAATGAATCATGGCAAGGCCACCCGACCAATCGAGTGAAGTGCTGGGGAGCGATGCATCACACTGACAGCAGTAATCGATATTTGAGTGCTCCTACTGCAAAAAAGTGCCACTGCCATTCAGTCTTCCTGAGAGAttccccccaaacacaccctcacagaTTCACCTCTTCCTTGAATCTTTTTTTCTACATCCCTGTCTGGTCACACGTCATGTTATTGTGTCCTTGTCATAATGTAACAACAATACTCATGTCTCATGCAGGACTTAAAGCTATTGCATTGGCTGTGGGAGGATTGAATTGATCCACCAATGTTAAAGCTTAAGATCTTGCACATCATATTAAATTAGCAAAATCATTTTGCCTCATTTTTAAATGAGCTAGTTAAGACTTAAGACTTTGCCCTTTTAAATTAGGGTTCATGGTGTAATACAGTGATGTACAGCACACTGATACCTTCTATTTACATATTGTTTAGGTTAGGATTTGGGATCGAACAGGATTTGGGATCGTTAAGATATATTTACCTACAGAGCAGCCTATCATTGTGGTGTTATGCTACCCTATAATTCCCATGTTAGACTATACATAATGATACAGGCATAATGGTTACTTACTGTCCACCTTGCTCATTTTCAAACATTTGTTATTTTGCAGGACTTACTACAGGAATGTGGCAAGCCAAAAGAGGTAAGATACGAATAAGGTTTTATTTTCCCATGCCCTGTGACACAGCTTGTAGATTTAAGATAATACAAACTTATTGCATAACTTCTTGAATTATTTTAGCACTGTTACGCAAGTCTTCACTGCCCAGGACTATAAAACTGCATTTGctttgagtctctctctctcttattgaGGCCATGTGGTGGCTTAGAAGTTGAACAAGGTGTGTGTCAGGGATTCAAGCAAGCTGAAGCTTTTAGTGCTGTGTTCCCTCAGCACAATGAATGCACTGATACCACTTTGTGGTAAAATTACTTAATTGAATTAATCAATTTGaaattcattttatttcattttatgtcAACCAGAGTGAATCTGATGAAAATACAGCAAACATTCAAATCAAATTCATGGCACTTTGATAGTGATATTTTTATGGTAGAAATACTCCCTTATCAAGTAGCCCTCCTTATCTGCCTTATTAAGTTGTGGTATGTGAGCACACAAATGTAAGTACTTGCACTCACACTTGGTTTGAAGAGAGTGGTATTGGTGCAGCTAtagacttaaaggagaattccggtgtgatattgacctaaagtgtatcgaaacatgataccgagtgtgaacgtatgtctcatagcccatctcggcttgtcccctgcactccaaaatctggcgctagttagccgatgctaccaacatctttttcaatagtggtgcttcggcatcgggctagccatgcaaataaatcactgttttacacccatttacgaggctcaatgtatctccacacttcattggtagacttccgagggccctgacatttaaaacgagacattgagaactttgaaaaggcactggtagtttacttacaagacgatttatacagacagtatcttcacgaagtttagcgtttgcagccatcttgaatttagtcacgataagtcgagcaacgagtaagaatgaacagctatgataagggatcagattccaaaaataattcagtggaaatgcatggattccagttgctgctactggaagaaactggaatccatgcatttccactgaattatttttggaatctgatcccttatcatacctgttcattcttactcgttgctcgacttatcgtgactaaattcaagatggctgcaaacgttaaacttcgtgaagatactgtctgtataaatcgtcttgtaagtaaactaccagtgctttttcaaagttctcaatgtctcgttttaaatgtcagggccctaggaagtctaccaatgaagtgtggagatacattgagcctcgtaaatgggtgtaaaacagtgatttatttgcatggctagcccgatgccgaagcaccactactgaaaaagttgttggtagcatcggctaactagcgccagattttggagtgcaggggacaagtcgagatgggctatgagacatacgttcacactcggtatcatgtttcaatacactttaggtcaatatcacaccggaattctcctttaagatggGCTCGCCTGGACTGGCTAAaaatctcctcttctcctctcatctcaggACTTCATCAACGGCCTGCTTTACCGAATGAAGGGCCTCCGCAAGATGTCTGGACCCTTGAAGAAATGAGGATTAGGTCAATATCCAAATGTAGTTTAACACCCCCAGCTCCCTTGCTCTTTTCCtcgctcaacacacacacacacacacacacacacacacacacacacacacacacacacacacacacacacatagtaaccTGTATCTAGAAACCCTGTAATGTGGAACATAAAAAGTACATGTCCCTCTTCCCTATGCTCTGTGGGTCAATAATGGTCTCTGCTAACGACAGATTCCAGGAATGGTTTTATTATTTAAGGACATGTTGAACAGAATCACGTCTCTCTGGCAGACGTCAGTATCGTTGGGAATGG
It encodes:
- the ppp1r14d gene encoding protein phosphatase 1 regulatory subunit 14B, translated to MASEAGTQTRVMFQTKEEEPPHRKLGKLTVKYNRKDLQRRLDIEEWIDGQLHLLFDCEEEEIPELEIDIDELLELPDAEQRSRLQDLLQECGKPKEDFINGLLYRMKGLRKMSGPLKK